Proteins encoded within one genomic window of Oryza brachyantha chromosome 7, ObraRS2, whole genome shotgun sequence:
- the LOC107303413 gene encoding uncharacterized protein LOC107303413 isoform X3, whose protein sequence is MASSAAASLATASHRQRPLAGNRWQGTHGIEERGGHRRIRRGQDEQGRDQVWERAGGVSEELDPQLRAEAALARAAIGGAAQVGDQGRLHARDHASSEMSPHIALEVHCKNQHLHISGIWC, encoded by the exons AtggcgtcctccgccgccgcctccctcgccacCGCCTCTCACCGTCAAAGACCTTTGGCGGGGAATCGCTGGCAGGGGACGCACGGCATCGAAGAACGCGGTGGCCATCGTCGAATTCGACGTGGACAAG ATGAACAGGGCAGGGATCAGGTTTGGGAGCGCGCCGGAGGGGTCAGTGAAGAATTGGATCCACAG CTTCGGGCTGAAGCTGCTCTCGCGCGTGCAGCCATCGGAGGTGCTGCTCAAGTTGGTGACCAAGGACGTCTCCATGCTCGAGATCATGCGTCCAGTGAG ATGTCACCACATATTGCACTGGAAGTGCATTGCAAAAATCAACACCTGCATATTTCAGGCATATGGTGTTGA
- the LOC102716054 gene encoding RING-H2 finger protein ATL70-like, producing MGGGGFAVEGGSLYKTNTSSAIAGLCVGAVVFLLCCVTLLCSFFCNRTRRAAAAAPTGRREGGDYGGNVAAGVDEATLQALPLVLYGEAATTQACCPVCLESYGERDVLRVLPACGHLFHRECIFKWLRQRPTCPVCRTSPLPCPMTAPLADILGLLYV from the coding sequence atgggcggcggcggattcgCCGTCGAAGGAGGCTCGTTGTACAAAACAAACACGTCGAGCGCCATAGCCGGGCTCtgcgtcggcgccgtcgtcttcctcctctgctGTGTCACGCTGCTCTGCTCGTTCTTCTGCAACCGCACccgcagggcggcggcggcggcgcctacAGGCCGGAGAGAGGGTGGGGACTACGGCGGCAATGTGGCtgccggcgtcgacgaggcGACGCTGCAGGCGTTGCCGTTGGTGCTgtacggcgaggcggcgaccaCGCAGGCGTGCTGCCCCGTCTGCCTGGAGAGCTACGGCGAGCGCGACGTGCTCCGGGTGCTGCCGGCGTGCGGCCACCTGTTCCACCGGGAGTGCATCTTCAAGTGGctccggcagcgcccgacgtGCCCGGTCTGCCGgacgtcgccgctgccgtgcCCCATGACGGCGCCGCTCGCCGACATTCTTGGACTgctctatgtttaa
- the LOC102716334 gene encoding probable receptor-like protein kinase At1g49730 — translation MTRRMGCLSRQLCLRGNRGLPFLRRFKHREIEAATNGFSAVLESAPRGTAYRARFADGLVATVRRAGGGDREKEAFYRELQLLGRLNHRHVVRLHGFSCEGNNRFLVFDHIENRSLKECLHDPLRTPLNWRTRLQVAIDVAAALEYLYYFCDPPVFHVSVNSSNVMMDANFVAKLSDVNVIGYDSKRTAESNAASFEDQIQQRRRDMVFQYGVLILELVTGQSPGGQGELVQWVQEPGFACTMYKMVDADLGNIYDSKELRNLVIIARLCTRPGNDAMVSIPLILRYLQGKVANLGYESETICE, via the exons ATGACGAGGAGGATGGGCTGCCTGAGCCGGCAGCTCTGCCTCCGCGGCAACC GTGGCTTGCCGTTCTTGAGGAGGTTCAAGCACAGGGAGAtcgaggcggcgacgaacggGTTCAGCGCGGTTCTGGAGAGCGCCCCGCGCGGCACCGCGTACAGAGCCCGGTTCGCCGACGGCCTCGTCGCGACGgtgcggcgagccggcggcggggaccgGGAGAAGGAGGCCTTCTACCGGGAGCTGCAGCTGCTCGGCCGCCTCAACCACCGCCACGTCGTCAGGCTCCATGGCTTCTCCTGCGAAGGCAACAACAG ATTTCTGGTGTTTGACCACATTGAGAACAGGAGTCTGAAAGAATGTCTTCatg ATCCCCTGAGGACACCTCTGAACTGGAGGACCAGGCTGCAGGTTGCCATAGATGTTGCAGCAGCATTG gAATACCTGTACTACTTCTGCGATCCTCcggtgttccatgtgtcggtCAACTCAAGCAATGTGATGATGGATGCCAATTTTGTTGCAAAG TTATCAGATGTGAATGTAATCGGTTATGACTCGAAGCGAACGGCGGAATCGAATGCTGCATCTTTTGAAG ACCAAATTCAGCAAAGGAGAAGGGACATGGTGTTCCAGTATGGTGTCCTGATCCTTGAGCTAGTGACCGGGCAATCGCCGGGCGGCCAAGGCGAGCTGGTGCAGTGGGTGCAGGAGCCTGGATTTGCCTGCACAATGTACAAAATGGTGGATGCAGATCTTGGCAACATCTATGATTCCAAAGAACTTCGAAACCTTGTGATCATTGCAAGGTTGTGCACCAGACCTGGAAATGATGCAATGGTTTCTATCCCGCTTATTCTTCGGTACTTGCAAGGGAAGGTAGCAAATCTTGGTTATGAAAGTGAAACCATCTGTGAATAA
- the LOC107303413 gene encoding uncharacterized protein LOC107303413 isoform X2 translates to MASSAAASLATASHRQRPLAGNRWQGTHGIEERGGHRRIRRGQDEQGRDQVWERAGGVSEELDPQLRAEAALARAAIGGAAQVGDQGRLHARDHASSEKAICNLERKPLMYCVFHRKIGCLNNLGVITIYYMHVFSKS, encoded by the exons AtggcgtcctccgccgccgcctccctcgccacCGCCTCTCACCGTCAAAGACCTTTGGCGGGGAATCGCTGGCAGGGGACGCACGGCATCGAAGAACGCGGTGGCCATCGTCGAATTCGACGTGGACAAG ATGAACAGGGCAGGGATCAGGTTTGGGAGCGCGCCGGAGGGGTCAGTGAAGAATTGGATCCACAG CTTCGGGCTGAAGCTGCTCTCGCGCGTGCAGCCATCGGAGGTGCTGCTCAAGTTGGTGACCAAGGACGTCTCCATGCTCGAGATCATGCGTCCAGTGAG AAGGCTATATGCAACTTAGAACGGAAGCCTTTAATGTATTGTGTATTCCACCGGAAAATTGGCTGCCTTAACAACTTAGGAGTGATCACAATTTAttacatgcatgttttttcCAAGAGCTAG
- the LOC121055039 gene encoding RING-H2 finger protein ATL70-like, with product MSAGSPSPGGGGGSIFGSSGVGGFGYGVGASLGVLLIVSTVALAIYFCSRTSMPVAAAAGPPSPPRRQDGDGDVEAGIDEATLEAFPVVVYGEARKAREGGAAAAQTCCPVCLENYGDADVLRALPDCGHLFHRGCVDPWLRQRPTCPVCRTSPLPSPMPTPLAEVTPLALARPS from the coding sequence ATGAGTGCAGGGAGCCCgtcgccgggcggcggcggggggagtATATTTGGGTcgagcggcgtcggcgggtTCGGCTACGGCGTCGGCGCGTCGCTCGGCGTGCTGCTCATCGTCTCCACCGTCGCGCTCGCCATCTACTTCTGCAGCCGCACGTCCATGCcggtggcggccgccgcggggccgccgtcgcctccccggcgccaggacggcgacggcgacgtcgaggcCGGCATCGACGAGGCGACGCTGGAGGCGTTCCCGGTGGTGGTgtacggcgaggcgaggaaggccagggagggcggcgccgcggcggcgcagacgTGCTGCCCCGTCTGCCTGGAGAACtacggcgacgccgacgtgcTCCGGGCGCTGCCGGACTGCGGCCACCTGTTCCACCGCGGGTGCGTCGACCCGTGGCTCCGGCAGCGGCCGACGTGCCCCGTCTGCCGgacgtcgccgctgccgagcCCCATGCCGACGCCGCTCGCCGAGGTCACGCCGCTGGCTCTCGCCAGGCCGTCGTGA
- the LOC107303413 gene encoding uncharacterized protein LOC107303413 isoform X1 — translation MASSAAASLATASHRQRPLAGNRWQGTHGIEERGGHRRIRRGQDEQGRDQVWERAGGVSEELDPQLRAEAALARAAIGGAAQVGDQGRLHARDHASSEVTIARLLFVFYKLCACICVASCLVVILCLIVEPSGVFAYLGPPSPSSSPTPPPS, via the exons AtggcgtcctccgccgccgcctccctcgccacCGCCTCTCACCGTCAAAGACCTTTGGCGGGGAATCGCTGGCAGGGGACGCACGGCATCGAAGAACGCGGTGGCCATCGTCGAATTCGACGTGGACAAG ATGAACAGGGCAGGGATCAGGTTTGGGAGCGCGCCGGAGGGGTCAGTGAAGAATTGGATCCACAG CTTCGGGCTGAAGCTGCTCTCGCGCGTGCAGCCATCGGAGGTGCTGCTCAAGTTGGTGACCAAGGACGTCTCCATGCTCGAGATCATGCGTCCAGTGAGGTGACGATTGCTCGCTTGCTGTTTGTTTTCTATAAACTATGTGCCTGCATTTGTGTTGCTTCATGTTTAGTGGTTATTCTTTGTTTGATTGTCGAACCAAGTGGGGTATTTGCCTATTTGGGGCCACCGTCTCCCtcatcgtcgccgacgcctccTCCCAGTTAG